A stretch of the Synechocystis sp. PCC 7338 genome encodes the following:
- the gatC gene encoding Asp-tRNA(Asn)/Glu-tRNA(Gln) amidotransferase subunit GatC, with product MLDQSQVQKIAHLARLDITPEEESQFASQLSSILDYFDQLSELPTEGVEPTTRAIELSNIVRDDRHISWDGDNAANTRQALLDNAPEPEGDFFRVPRIMGGDDA from the coding sequence ATGTTGGATCAAAGCCAAGTTCAAAAAATCGCCCACCTGGCCCGTTTGGACATTACCCCAGAGGAAGAAAGCCAATTTGCTTCCCAGCTCAGCAGTATTTTGGACTACTTTGACCAATTGAGTGAACTACCCACCGAAGGAGTGGAACCCACCACCAGAGCCATCGAGTTGAGCAACATTGTCCGGGACGATCGCCACATTAGTTGGGACGGAGACAATGCGGCCAACACCCGCCAAGCTTTGCTGGACAACGCACCGGAGCCGGAGGGAGACTTTTTTCGAGTCCCCCGTATTATGGGTGGTGACGACGCCTAA
- a CDS encoding sirohydrochlorin chelatase has protein sequence MTLTSVPASVSFFPELELPPLPYQRPLLMIGHGTRDEDGRQTFLDFVAQYQALDHSRPVIPCFLELTEPNIQAGVKQCVGQGFREISALPILLFAARHNKFDVTNELDRSREAHPEISFSYGRHFGITPAILDLWKARLSQLDSPEANPRGIDRQDTVLLFVGRGSSDPDANGDVYKMARMLWEGSGYQTVETCFIGISHPRLEEGFRRARLYQPKRIIVLPYFLFMGALVKKIFTITEEQRTAFPEIEIQSLAEMGIQPELLALVREREIETQLGQVAMNCEACKFRLAFKGHGHSHDHSHGPGHHHHGHDHGHSHGEWIDTYIEPRAYHEKIWQAP, from the coding sequence ATGACCTTAACCAGTGTTCCCGCCTCTGTTTCCTTTTTTCCTGAGCTTGAGCTTCCCCCCCTGCCCTACCAAAGACCCCTACTGATGATTGGCCATGGCACCAGGGACGAAGACGGTCGCCAAACGTTTTTAGATTTTGTAGCCCAGTACCAAGCATTAGACCATTCTCGCCCGGTGATCCCCTGTTTTTTGGAGTTGACGGAGCCCAATATCCAGGCTGGAGTAAAGCAATGTGTGGGCCAGGGCTTTAGGGAAATTTCTGCCCTGCCTATTTTGCTCTTTGCGGCCCGCCATAACAAATTCGATGTGACCAATGAGCTAGACCGCAGTCGCGAGGCTCATCCCGAGATTAGTTTTTCCTACGGTCGTCATTTTGGCATCACCCCAGCCATTCTTGATTTGTGGAAGGCACGGTTGAGTCAGTTAGATAGTCCCGAGGCCAACCCCCGGGGCATTGATCGCCAAGATACGGTGCTATTGTTTGTGGGTCGGGGTTCCAGCGATCCCGATGCCAACGGTGATGTGTATAAAATGGCTCGCATGCTCTGGGAAGGCAGTGGTTACCAAACCGTGGAAACCTGTTTCATTGGCATTAGCCATCCCCGCTTAGAAGAAGGGTTCCGCCGGGCTAGGTTATATCAGCCCAAGCGCATTATTGTTTTGCCCTATTTTTTGTTTATGGGGGCTTTGGTGAAGAAAATTTTCACTATCACCGAGGAGCAACGGACCGCTTTCCCGGAAATTGAAATTCAGTCCCTGGCGGAAATGGGTATTCAACCGGAATTATTGGCGTTGGTACGGGAACGGGAAATTGAAACCCAATTGGGGCAGGTAGCCATGAATTGTGAGGCCTGTAAGTTTCGCCTTGCTTTTAAAGGCCATGGCCATAGTCATGATCACAGCCACGGCCCCGGGCATCACCACCATGGTCACGACCACGGCCATAGCCACGGGGAATGGATTGATACCTACATCGAACCCAGGGCCTACCATGAAAAAATTTGGCAGGCTCCCTAG
- the mgsA gene encoding methylglyoxal synthase codes for MAAQIALIAHDNKKDALVNFVQQHKSLFSRYDLIATGQTGELVKNKTGLAVETVFSGPLGGDTQIATQIIDGTIAAVIFLIDPLYAQPHEPDIQPLLRLCEVYNVPLAINLATAKAVIKLLGKTKTGHLIFNPVAGQGNVERELDLIKEHLQSEINLKIIFTSADVNVTDQAREIVKKIRQANEQSDGEGDSFIIASGGDGTVSGVAAALIDTGIPLGIIPRGTANAFSVALGIPTQIVGACETINRGITKVVDTALCNDIPMLLLAGVGFEAEMVEKADRELKNNLGVMAYIFAGIQQAREQELFEAQIEIDSETTTMEASAITIANAAPPTSVFAQGAGQVSFTDGLLDITVASSQTALQGLRMVTNLFTSALSKNPTDNENVVHLYGERIKVTTNPPQKIVVDGEIIGTTPVEVKCLPKSLNIFAPVENS; via the coding sequence ATGGCCGCCCAGATAGCCCTCATTGCCCACGACAACAAAAAAGACGCTCTAGTTAATTTTGTCCAACAGCACAAATCCCTTTTCTCTCGCTATGACCTCATCGCCACTGGTCAAACAGGGGAATTGGTAAAAAACAAAACCGGCTTGGCTGTGGAAACCGTTTTTTCTGGGCCCCTAGGGGGGGACACCCAAATTGCCACCCAAATCATCGATGGGACTATTGCCGCCGTCATTTTTTTGATTGATCCCCTCTATGCCCAACCCCACGAGCCGGACATCCAGCCCCTATTGCGACTTTGTGAAGTATACAACGTTCCCCTGGCAATTAATTTAGCCACCGCCAAGGCAGTGATTAAACTATTGGGTAAAACTAAAACTGGCCATCTAATCTTTAATCCTGTAGCAGGGCAGGGCAATGTGGAACGGGAACTAGATTTAATTAAAGAGCATTTACAGTCGGAAATTAATCTCAAAATTATTTTCACTAGTGCCGATGTTAACGTCACCGACCAGGCCAGGGAAATTGTTAAGAAAATTAGGCAAGCCAACGAACAATCGGACGGGGAAGGAGATAGCTTTATCATTGCCTCCGGCGGTGATGGCACCGTATCCGGCGTAGCGGCCGCCCTGATCGATACCGGCATTCCCCTGGGTATTATTCCCCGGGGTACTGCCAATGCTTTTTCCGTTGCCCTGGGCATTCCCACCCAAATTGTCGGGGCCTGTGAAACCATCAACCGGGGCATTACCAAAGTGGTGGATACGGCACTGTGCAATGACATTCCCATGCTTTTGTTGGCGGGGGTCGGCTTTGAAGCGGAAATGGTAGAAAAAGCGGATCGGGAACTGAAAAATAATCTGGGGGTAATGGCCTACATTTTTGCGGGTATTCAACAAGCCAGGGAACAGGAATTGTTTGAAGCCCAGATCGAAATTGATTCGGAAACCACCACCATGGAAGCCAGCGCTATTACGATCGCCAATGCGGCCCCTCCCACTTCCGTCTTTGCCCAGGGAGCAGGGCAGGTCTCTTTCACCGATGGCTTGCTCGACATCACCGTGGCCAGTAGCCAAACAGCGTTACAGGGTCTGCGGATGGTAACCAACCTCTTCACCTCTGCCCTGTCAAAAAATCCCACCGACAATGAAAACGTGGTGCATCTCTATGGAGAAAGGATTAAAGTTACAACCAACCCCCCGCAAAAAATTGTCGTTGACGGCGAAATCATTGGTACTACTCCAGTGGAGGTTAAATGTTTGCCCAAAAGCTTAAATATCTTCGCCCCAGTGGAAAACAGTTGA
- a CDS encoding pyridoxal phosphate-dependent aminotransferase — METAFSRMDLVQSPVIPVVGQWIADSPGTISLGQGVAFYPPPEEVAVAVRDSLGQAPLHQYQSVVGIPSLISALTEKLQRDNGIHLSSTQAVVVTAGANMGFLNAVLAITEVGDEIILNTPYYFNHEMAVRIAGCRPVLVPTDGEYQLQPDLIAQAIAPRTKAVVTISPNNPTGVIYPEVDLRAVNQLCREWGIYHIHDEAYDYFAYDQTPIFSPGAILDSGDHTISLYSFSKAYGMAGWRIGYMVIPQNLLLAVKKIQDTNLICPVVISQYAALACLQVGKAYSAQFLPEMAACRQQLLDTLGQLSDYCRLVVPQGAFYCLLEVDSPLTDLELVRRLVDEFKVAVLPGSTFGMESGCYLRIAYGALRRATASTAIARLEQGLKHLC; from the coding sequence ATGGAAACAGCCTTTAGCCGTATGGATTTGGTTCAGTCGCCGGTTATTCCGGTGGTGGGACAGTGGATTGCCGATTCCCCTGGCACAATTTCCCTCGGTCAAGGGGTGGCTTTTTACCCTCCTCCGGAAGAGGTGGCCGTGGCGGTACGGGACAGTCTGGGACAGGCTCCTCTGCATCAGTATCAGTCAGTGGTGGGTATACCGAGCTTAATTTCTGCTCTAACGGAAAAGTTACAACGGGACAATGGCATCCATCTCTCCTCTACCCAGGCGGTGGTGGTGACGGCTGGGGCCAATATGGGTTTTTTAAATGCAGTGCTGGCCATTACAGAGGTGGGGGACGAAATTATTCTCAATACTCCGTACTACTTCAACCATGAAATGGCTGTTAGAATTGCCGGGTGTCGGCCGGTGTTGGTGCCCACTGATGGGGAATATCAACTCCAACCTGATCTCATTGCCCAGGCGATCGCCCCCCGGACTAAGGCAGTGGTGACCATTTCCCCCAATAATCCCACCGGGGTTATTTATCCAGAGGTGGATTTACGGGCGGTGAACCAACTTTGCCGGGAGTGGGGTATTTATCATATCCATGACGAAGCCTACGATTATTTTGCCTACGACCAAACCCCAATTTTTTCCCCTGGGGCCATACTGGATAGTGGAGACCATACCATTTCCCTCTATAGCTTTTCCAAGGCCTACGGCATGGCCGGTTGGCGAATTGGTTATATGGTCATTCCCCAGAATTTATTGCTAGCGGTTAAAAAAATTCAGGACACCAATCTGATCTGCCCGGTGGTGATTTCCCAATATGCGGCCCTTGCTTGTTTACAGGTGGGTAAGGCTTATTCAGCCCAGTTTTTGCCGGAGATGGCCGCCTGTCGCCAACAATTACTGGACACCCTGGGTCAATTGTCCGATTATTGTCGTTTAGTGGTGCCCCAGGGAGCTTTTTACTGTTTGCTGGAGGTTGATAGCCCCTTGACGGATTTAGAGCTAGTCCGAAGGTTAGTTGATGAATTTAAAGTGGCGGTACTGCCCGGTTCCACCTTTGGCATGGAGTCCGGTTGCTATCTCCGCATTGCCTATGGTGCTCTACGGCGGGCCACAGCCAGCACGGCCATTGCTAGATTGGAGCAGGGATTAAAACATCTTTGTTGA